The DNA segment CAAGGCGGAGGAGCAGTTCCAGAAGGCCCGCGCGCTGGAGCCCGAGGACTTCCCCCCGCCGCCCCTGCCGTCCGCGGACGAGTTCAAGGCCCAGGTGGCGCGCGCGCTGGCGGACCTGCCCGAGGACATGCGCAAGGACCTGGAGGGCGTGCCGGTGGCCACGGAGGAGATTCCCTCCGAGGACGACCTGCTCGCCAACCAGCCGCCCCTGTCGCCCACCATCCTGGGCCTGTTCCGGGGCCCGTCCCTCCAGGAACCGTGCGACGGTTCGGAGACGCCCTGCCGCTCGGTGGCCCTCTACCGGCGCAACCTGGCCCGCGCGGTGCGCACGCCCGAGGAGCTGCGCGAACAGATTCGCGTGACACTGCTCCATGAAATCGGGCATCTGCGAGGGGAAGACGACGAGGAACTGGCCGCGCGCGGCCTGGAGTGAGCCCCCACATGCCTTCTCTTCCCACCGCCCGGGTCAGCCTCAAGGGCGCCAAGACGCTGCGTCGCGGCACCCCCTGGGTGTACCGCACGGAGCTCACTGAAGCCCCTTCCACCGACACGCCGGGCGCGGTGGTGGCTGTGGTGGATCCGCAGGGCAACCCCATCGGCCAGGCGCTCTACGCCCGCCGCTCCCCGCTCGCGCTGCGGCTGCTCACGCGCAAGGGCCCCAACGAGGAGAAGGTGGACGACGCATTCTTCATCCGCCGCGTGGAGGCCGCGCTCGCCCGCCGCGCGGTGCTGCCGGGGCGCGACGGCCTGCGCCTGGTGCACGGGGAGGCGGACCTCCTGCCCGGCTTCTTCGTGGACCGCTACGGCCAGGGCCTCACCGTGCAGACGCTCTCCGAGGGCATGGACGCGCGCAAGGAGATGCTCGCGCGCGCGCTGGTGGAGAGGACGGGCGCAAGCCACGTGGTGTGCCGCGACGACGCCTCCGGCCGCGACTTCGAGAGCCTGCCCCGCGAGGTGCGCCTGCTGCACGGCGAGGGCAGCGCGCGCTTCACCTACCACGAGGGCGACAACCGCTTCGACGTGGACCTGCTGGGCGACATGAAGACGGGCGCGTTCCTGGACCAGGTGGACAACCACCTGCGCGCGGGCGAGCTGGGCCGGGGAGAGGCGCTGGACTGCTTCAGCTACCACGGCGGCTTCGCGCTCGCGCTCGCGAAGCACTGCACGTCGGTGCTCGCGGTGGAGCAGGACGCGAAGGCCGCTTCTCGCATCCAGTCCAACGCGGAGGCCAACGGCCGCGCCAACGTGAAGGTGGAGAACGGCAACGCGTTCGACGTGCTGCGCCGCTTCGACCAGGAGGGCCGCCGCTTCGACACCATCGTCCTGGATCCGCCGGGGCTGGCCAAGCGCCGCGAGGGCCTGGCCACCGCGCTGCGCGCCTACCACGAGCTCAACCTGCGCGCCCTGCGCTGCCTCAAGCCGGACGGCCTGCTGGTGACGTGCTCGTGCTCGGGGAAGCTGGACCGGCAGGGCTTCGAGTCCATGGTGCTGGACGCCGCCGCGGACGCGAAGCGCCCGGTGCAGATTCTGGAGCGGCGCGGCGCCGGCCTGGACCACCCGGTGCTCGCGGGCCTCGCGGAGACGGAGTACCTCAAGGCCCTCTACGTCCGCGCCCTCTAGGACAGGGCGCGGTGGGGCAGGGGGCTGGCACCGCTACGGGATGCCCAGCTCCTTGCGCAGCCGGCCCACGACCTTGAAGTACTCCGTGCGGGAAAAGCCCACGTTGAGGATGTGGAAGTCCTTCTTGGACAGCCCCACGCAGCCGAAGCAGTAGTTGCAGTCCTGCAGGTTCTTGCTCATCACCACGTACGCGCTGCTGGAGCAGTTCTCGCTCTGCACGCAGTAGGCGCACGCGTGGCAGTTCTTGCACTCCACGCAGTGCGAGCAGTTGGTGCACAGCTCGCACCGCGTGCAGTGCGTGCACTGGTGGCAGCTGTCGCAGTCCTTGCAGAACATGCAGTTGGCGCAGCGCTGACAGCCCTCGCACGCGTAGGAGCCGGGGTTGCCCGGGTCCACCGCGTAGCTCTTGGAGAGCTTCTGGAACTGCTCCATGAACTCGCGCTTGCCCAGGGACGACACGCCCTGGCGCGCCGCCTTCTCCTGCTCCAGCAGCTCCTGGGTCGTCTGGGGCCGCGGCCCCTTGTCCTTCACCGCCACAAACGCTCCT comes from the Corallococcus caeni genome and includes:
- a CDS encoding class I SAM-dependent rRNA methyltransferase, which encodes MPSLPTARVSLKGAKTLRRGTPWVYRTELTEAPSTDTPGAVVAVVDPQGNPIGQALYARRSPLALRLLTRKGPNEEKVDDAFFIRRVEAALARRAVLPGRDGLRLVHGEADLLPGFFVDRYGQGLTVQTLSEGMDARKEMLARALVERTGASHVVCRDDASGRDFESLPREVRLLHGEGSARFTYHEGDNRFDVDLLGDMKTGAFLDQVDNHLRAGELGRGEALDCFSYHGGFALALAKHCTSVLAVEQDAKAASRIQSNAEANGRANVKVENGNAFDVLRRFDQEGRRFDTIVLDPPGLAKRREGLATALRAYHELNLRALRCLKPDGLLVTCSCSGKLDRQGFESMVLDAAADAKRPVQILERRGAGLDHPVLAGLAETEYLKALYVRAL
- a CDS encoding caib/baif family protein: MKDKGPRPQTTQELLEQEKAARQGVSSLGKREFMEQFQKLSKSYAVDPGNPGSYACEGCQRCANCMFCKDCDSCHQCTHCTRCELCTNCSHCVECKNCHACAYCVQSENCSSSAYVVMSKNLQDCNYCFGCVGLSKKDFHILNVGFSRTEYFKVVGRLRKELGIP